A genomic stretch from Nilaparvata lugens isolate BPH chromosome 8, ASM1435652v1, whole genome shotgun sequence includes:
- the LOC111051080 gene encoding uncharacterized protein LOC111051080, with product MGFNNTQAAHATSATSSWNVDNNWRNNYFGPTHMSGYLNNMEFMSNNGYAASSQMSQNVPIFPTTSPPNSISFTSDLPNRTTQNIVEMTKSTNLTSDDLKIDDFLNELTSNNTGNSEEFPKTTNFTTNVDWNTVGTPSYSGTVDPAVKFPTPTQAVNTPRISTPKKLDKVVPTIITGTRIIPNVPSPSKNRLNNVFGNDSMGQSKINGSNFRTKHYDSGKSSTGTPFAAYNNNTGSMSKPNILNNSMSISRSKFTSIGRTIDTDCKSNVSIPPLAKNATSRIENKPNFVNDQHNSANLKTDLGNRMNNSIPFDNTNLFNKSITIIPDNSTMSSTNIFGNIDAKPNFKSSGTSVGPSSITDDDFNFFTGNTNINNSCNPHMENPSHSSPYPNAFGSLEGKNILPANTSSYKKGGIFDELSTITDDTYFHTVENTEKYNIVRTSSLLDECEKILPINSEEEELLNTPDCAFDNSFNVDMLTNVSNTVSDVFGVHKNTNNYMNKNTMNISQAIPNETNASQDNSLDFSVTLDLPIILESEFRVKEENKADGKEVKKLNEDNCKVGTVKDVEDLSLLPTYQEVSKDFSFGSMKEEQCAGKIDEFDIDSLIEEKNKEFEIGGEKKDEEGKRKGEEERTDSNDESCTSITIKEEEKNDDEGESLKIEEKSSDSIDDVGGDKSSASCDLSDDFKQHFKSHCKKNDYVCEVCNKSFKHETTLKTHFTRSHTDETRKYKCNVCEQSFGVWRMLRDHRETVHPTLDKHCCYICEKLFPNKTALKAHVQRHTDPRRYKCQYCDKVYKDRAGLNVHLVVHTQVSKFSCSLCDRKFGKKNLLTDHMKIFHLKQKDHTCHECNRSFSTKNTLKRHSWIHTGEKNYICEICGRPFRQKVALTVHMKVHNKPQRAQHHAFQCNTGVGMNLCGDGGGNLPGYKHIYEDNTNNIDSKINDFVIL from the coding sequence ATGGGTTTCAATAATACACAAGCAGCACATGCTACCTCAGCTACCTCATCCTGGAACGTCGATAATAAttggagaaataattatttcggACCAACTCACATGAGTGGTTacttgaataacatggaattcATGAGTAATAATGGATATGCAGCGAGTTCACAAATGTCTCAAAACGTGCCAATTTTCCCAACAACTTCTCCCCCGAATAGTATTAGTTTTACTAGCGACTTGCCGAATAGAACCACTCAAAACATTGTGGAAATGACAAAATCTACAAATTTAACCAGTGACGATTTGAAAATCGATGATTTTTTGAATGAGTTGACATCAAATAATACTGGAAATTCTGAGGAATTCCCAAAAACGACCAATTTCACAACAAATGTTGATTGGAATACTGTTGGGACACCCTCTTACTCTGGTACTGTGGACCCAGCTGTGAAATTTCCTACACCAACACAAGCAGTGAATACTCCTCGAATTTCGACTCCAAAAAAATTGGATAAAGTAGTACCTACCATTATAACAGGCACCAGAATTATTCCCAATGTTCCAAGCCCCAGCAAAAATaggttgaataatgtttttggaaatgATAGTATGGGGCAAAGTAAAATAAATGGCTCCaactttagaacaaaacattaTGATAGTGGGAAAAGTTCTACAGGAACACCATTTGCAGCGTACAATAATAATACGGGATCAATGAGTAAACCAAATATACTCAACAATAGTATGTCCATATCAAGATCGAAGTTTACATCTATTGGAAGAACTATTGATACCGATTGTAAGAGCAACGTTTCTATTCCTCCATTAGCAAAAAATGCTACATCAAGAATTGAGAACAAGCCGAATTTTGTTAATGATCAACACAATTCTGCAAATCTGAAAACTGATCTAGGGAATcgtatgaataattcaattccaTTTGATAACACTAATTTGTTTAATAAGTCTATCACTATTATTCCCGATAATTCCACAATGAGCTCTACTAATATTTTTGGTAACATTGATGCTAAACCCAATTTCAAATCTTCTGGGACCAGTGTGGGACCAAGTAGTATTACAGAtgatgatttcaattttttcacagGAAATACAAACATTAATAATAGTTGCAATCCACACATGGAGAATCCTAGTCATTCGTCTCCATATCCAAATGCTTTTGGTAGTTTGGAGGGGAAAAATATTCTCCCTGCGAATACATCATCTTATAAGAAAGGAGGAATCTTCGATGAATTATCAACTATAACTGACGACACATATTTCCACACTGTGGAAAATactgaaaaatataacattgttaGGACCTCCTCATTATTAGATGAGTGTGAAAAGATCTTGCCGATAaatagtgaagaagaagaattgctAAATACTCCCGACTGTGCCTTCGATAATTCTTTCAATGTTGATATGCTGACGAATGTATCAAATACAGTATCTGATGTATTTGGAGTTcataagaatacaaataattacatgaataaaaataCCATGAACATTTCTCAAGCCATTCCAAACGAAACAAATGCAAGTCAAGATAACAGTTTGGACTTCAGTGTGACTCTGGATCTCCCAATCATTTTGGAGAGTGAGTTTAGGGTGAAAGAAGAGAATAAAGCAGATGGAAAAGAggtgaaaaaattgaatgaggATAACTGCAAGGTAGGAACAGTAAAGGATGTGGAAGATTTGTCTCTACTCCCCACCTACCAAGAAGTTTCCAAGGATTTTTCGTTTGGTTCAATGAAAGAGGAACAATGCGCTGGAAAAATCGATGAATttgatattgatagtttgattgaggagaaaaataaggagTTTGAGATaggaggagagaagaaggatgaagaggGGAAAAGGAaaggagaggaggagaggaCTGACAGTAATGATGAATCTTGTACCAGTATTACTAtcaaagaagaggagaaaaatgatgatgaaggagaGAGTTTGAAAATAGAGGAAAAGTCATCAGATTCTATTGATGATGTGGGCGGAGATAAATCATCAGCATCTTGTGATCTTAGTGATGATTTTAAGCAGCATTTCAAATCACACTGCAAGAAAAACGATTACGTTTGTGAGGTTTGTAACAAGAGTTTCAAGCATGAAACAACTTTGAAAACTCATTTCACACGATCTCACACTGATGAAACCAGAAAATACAAGTGTAACGTTTGTGAGCAGTCGTTTGGGGTTTGGAGGATGTTGAGAGACCACAGGGAAACTGTACATCCCACACTGGACAAACACTGTTGCTACATTTGTGAAAAGCTTTTTCCCAATAAAACGGCTCTGAAGGCTCACGTACAACGACACACCGATCCCAGGCGGTACAAGTGTCAGTACTGTGACAAAGTTTACAAGGATAGAGCCGGGTTGAATGTGCATCTTGTAGTTCATACACAGGTTTCAAAATTCTCCTGCAGTCTATGCGATCGGAAATTCGGCAAGAAAAATCTGCTCACCGATCACATGAAAATATTCCACCTCAAACAGAAGGACCACACCTGTCATGAGTGTAATAGATCGTTCAGCACCAAAAACACACTCAAGCGACACTCTTGGATTCACACCGgtgagaaaaattatatttgtgaGATTTGCGGGCGACCGTTCAGGCAGAAAGTGGCGTTGACTGTGCATATGAAAGTGCACAACAAACCACAGAGGGCACAGCATCATGCATTTCAGTGCAACACTGGAGTGGGGATGAATTTGTGTGGTGATGGTGGGGGAAATCTTCCAGGGTACAAACACATATATGAAGACAAtactaataatattgattcaaaGATCAATGATTTTGTGATATTGTGA